The Canis aureus isolate CA01 chromosome 24, VMU_Caureus_v.1.0, whole genome shotgun sequence genome includes a window with the following:
- the CCAR2 gene encoding cell cycle and apoptosis regulator protein 2 isoform X2 → MSQFKRQRINPLPGGRNFSGAASTSLLGPPPGLLTPPVATDLSQNARHLQGGEKQRVFTGIVTSLHDYFGVVDEEVFFQLSVVKGRLPQLGEKVLVKAAYNPGQAVPWNAVKVQTLSNQPLLKSPAPPLLHVAALGQKQGILGAQPQLIFQPHRIPPLFPQKPLSLFQTSHTLHLSHLNRFPARGPHGRLDQGRSDDYDSKKRKQRAGGETWGAKKPRHDLPPYRVHLTPYTVDSPTCDFLELQRRYRSLLVPSDFLAVCLSWLSAFPLSQPFSLHPPSRIQVSSEKEPAPDAGAEPTSADSDPAYSSKVLLLSSPGLEELYRCCMLFVDDLAEPRETPEHPLKQIKFLLSRKEEEAVLVGGEWSPSLDGLDPKGDPQVLVRTAIRCAQAQTGIDLSACTKWWRFAEFQYLQPGPPRRLQTVVVYLPDVWTIMPTLEEWEALCQQKAAEAAPPAQEVSGEAEPPEQAADTSEQVADTSKQNAENPEATTQQEMDTDLPEAPPPPLEPAVMARPGCVNLSLHSIVEDRRPKERISFEVMVLAELFLEMLQRDFGYRIYKMLLSLPEKVVAPPEPEKEEAAKEEEAVKEEAAKEPKDEVQSEGTAAESDAPPRLQVTIRILVCFQKEDGLLPKPPSSGGEEEEKPRGEASEDLCEMALDPELLLLRDDGEEEFGAKLEDSEVRSVASNQSEMEFSSLQDMPKELDPSAVLPLDCLLAFVFFDANWCGYLHRRDLERILLTLGLRLSAEQAKQLVSRVVTQNICQYRSLQYSRQEGTDAGLPEEVLFGNLDLLPPSGKNAKPGAAPTEHKGLVSHNGSLINVGNLLQRAEQQDSGRLYLENKIHTLELKLEESHNRFSATEVTNKTLAAEMQELRSRLAEAEETARTAERQKNQLQRLLQEFRRRLTPLQLEMQRMVEKADSWVEKEEPAPSN, encoded by the exons ATGTCCCAGTTTAAGCGCCAGCGGATCAACCCGCTTCCAGGGGGACGCAACTTCTCAG GCGCAGCTTCAACATCTCTTCTGGGTCCTCCTCCTGGTTTGCTCACTCCTCCTGTGGCCACAGACCTGTCCCAAAATGCCAGGCACCTTCAG ggtggggagaagcagcGGGTCTTCACTGGCATTGTTACCAGCTTGCATGACTACTTTGGGGTGGTGGATGAAGAGGTCTTTTTTCAGCTCAG TGTGGTGAAGGGCCGGCTGCCCCAGCTGGGTGAGAAGGTACTGGTGAAGGCTGCATACAACCCAGGCCAGGCAGTGCCCTGGAATGCTGTCAAGGTGCAAACGCTCTCCAACCAG CCCCTGCTGAAGTCCCCAGCACCTCCCCTTCTACATGTGGCAGCCCTGGGCCAGAAGCAAGGGATTCTGGGAGCTCAGCCCCAGCTGATCTTCCAGCCTCACCGGATTCCTCCGCTCTTTCCTCAGAAGC CTCTGAGTCTCTTCCAAACATCCCACACACTTCATCTGAGCCACCTGAACAGATTTCCTGCTCGGGGCCCTCACGGACGATTGGATCAAGGCCGAAG CGATGACTATGACTCCAAGAAACGCAAGCAGCGGGCTGGTGGAGAGACTTGGGGTGCTAAGAAACCAAGGCATGACCTGCCTCCTTACCGGGTCCATCTCACTCCCTATACTGTGGACAG CCCTACCTGTGACTTCTTAGAGCTCCAGCGCCGCTACCGCAGCCTCCTGGTGCCCTCCGATTTTCTGGCTGTGTGTCTGAGCTGGCTGTCAGCCTTCCCTCTGAGCCAGCCCTTTTCCCTCCATCCTCCAAGCCGCATCCAGGTATCTTCTGAGAAGGAGCCAGCTCCAGATGCTGGTGCTGAGCCCACCTCTGCAGACAGTGACCCCGCTTACAGTTCTAAG GTACTGCTGCTCTCTTCCCCGGGACTGGAGGAACTGTATCGTTGTTGCATGCTCTTTGTGGATGACCTGGCTGAGCCAAGGGAGACACCAGAACATCCTCTGAAGCAGATTAAA tTTTTGCTGAGCCGGAAAGAAGAAGAGGCAGTGCTGGTTGGGGGGGAGTGGTCTCCCTCTTTGGATGGCCTCGACCCCAAGGGCGACCCGCAGGTGCTAGTCCGCACTGCCATTCGCTGTGCGCAAGCCCAGACTGGCATTGACTTGAGCGCCTGCACAAAGTG GTGGCGCTTTGCTGAGTTTCAGTACCTGCAGCCGGGTCCCCCAAGACGGCTCCAGACTGTGGTGGTGTACTTGCCAGATGTCTGGACCATCATGCCTACTTTGGAAGAGTGGGAGGCCCTGTGCCAGCAGAAAGCTGCAGAGGCAGCTCCCCCAGCCCAAGAGGTGTCTGGG GAAGCAGAGCCTCCGGAGCAGGCAGCTGATACATCAGAGCAAGTAGCAGACACCTCTAAACAGAATGCGGAGAATCCGGAGGCCACCACACAGCAGGAAATGGACACTGATCTCCCCGaggcccctccaccccctctaGAACCTGCTGTCATGGCCCGCCCTGGCTGTGTAAACCTCTCCCTCCATAGCATTGTGGAGGACCGGAGGCCAAAAGAAAGGATCTCTTTTGAA GTGATGGTGTTGGCTGAGCTGTTTTTGGAGATGCTCCAGAGGGATTTTGGCTATAGGATTTATAAAATGCTGCTGAGCCTTCCTGAAAAGGTAGTGGCTCCGCCTGAACCTGAGAAGGAGGAGGCAGCCAAGGAAGAAGAAGCAGTCAAGGAAGAGGCTGCCAAGGAGCCCAAGGATGAGGTACAGAGTGAGGGCACAGCTGCCGAGTCAGACGCCCCACCG CGGTTACAGGTGACCATTCGCATCTTGGTTTGCTTCCAGAAGGAAGATGGGCTTTTGCCCAAACCTCCGTCTTccgggggagaggaagaagaaaaaccccGGGGTGAGGCATCCGAGGACCTCTGTGAGATGGCCCTTGACCCAGAGCTGCTCCTCCTAAGGGATGACGGCGAAGAAGAGTTTG GAGCCAAGCTGGAAGATTCAGAGGTGCGGTCGGTTGCCTCGAACCAATCAGAGATGGAGTTCTCCTCTCTTCAGGACATG CCCAAGGAGCTGGACCCCTCTGCCGTGCTCCCTTTGGACTGTCTTCTTGCTTTTGTCTTCTTTGACGCCAACTGGTGTGGCTACTTGCACCGGCGGGACTTGGAGAGAATCCTGCTCACCCTTGGGCTCCGGCTCAGTGCAGAGCAG GCCAAACAGCTGGTCAGCAGGGTGGTGACCCAGAACATCTGCCAGTACCGCAGCCTTCAGTACAGCCGCCAGGAGGGCACAGACGCCGGGCTTCCCGAGGAGGTGCTCTTCG GAAACCTGGACCTGCTACCTCCTTCGGGGAAAAACGCAAAACCAGGTGCTGCTCCCACGGAACACAAAGGCCTGGTGTCCCACAACGGCAGCCTCATCAACGTGGGGAACCTGTTGCAGCGTGCGGAGCAGCAGGACAGCGGACGGCTCTACCTGGAGAACAAGATTCACACACTGGAACTGAAGCTGG AGGAGAGCCATAATCGGTTCTCAGCCACGGAGGTGACGAACAAGACACTGGCGGCGGAGATGCAGGAGCTGCGCAGCCGGCTGGCCGAGGCGGAGGAGACGGCCCGGACGGCCGAGCGCCAGAAGAACCAGCTGCAACGGCTGCTCCAGGAGTTCCGGAGGCGCCTGACCCCCCTGCAGCTGGAAATGCAGCGGATGGTTGAGAAG GCTGACAGCTGGGTAGAGAAGGAGGAGCCGGCACCTAGCAACTGA